A single genomic interval of Plasmodium brasilianum strain Bolivian I chromosome Unknown PB_00_06, whole genome shotgun sequence harbors:
- a CDS encoding PIR protein encodes MIRLYLLQLKYKNTKAAILETSKKDKILEYFDEEYNLSPYGTSYEFLSTIRDTYNNLYEIGCKLHNNYKKKDTLSILISDSDNDSVSDTEYCELLNEWLNEKKNHYIFNGSSCENNIKLWKMYIEKLWELLKNDTRDIFLCDRKTTHYSCSISLELKTAISFSPLGPRIHNLLNKNKRIIENIIPEESYELLERYCENENLHSENGRISIGYHSVEK; translated from the exons atgattagGTTATACCTTTTAcagttaaaatataagaatactAAAGCGGCA aTATTAGAAACAAGTAagaaagataaaattttagaaTATTTTGATGAAGAATATAACCTTAGCCCTTATGGAACAtcatatgaatttttaaGTACTATAAGggatacatataataatttatatgaaattgGTTGTAAgcttcataataattataaaaagaaggaTACATTATCTATATTAATAAGTGATAGTGATAATGATAGTGTTAGTGATACTGAGTACTGTGAATTATTGAATGAATggttaaatgaaaaaaaaaatcattatatatttaatggtTCTAGTTgcgaaaataatataaaattatggaaGATGTACATTGAGAAATTGTGGGAActgttaaaaaatgatacacgtgacatttttttatgtgatAGAAAGACAACTCACTATTCTTGTTCTATTTCACTTGAATTGAAGACTGCAATATCA tttAGTCCCCTTGGACCACGGATTCACAATCttctaaataaaaataaaagaataatagaGAACATAATTCCAGAAGAATCATATGAATTATTAGAAAGATATtgtgaaaatgaaaatttacattCTGAAAACGGAAGAATTTCTATAGGTTATCATTCTGtagaaaaatag